In one Capricornis sumatraensis isolate serow.1 chromosome 1, serow.2, whole genome shotgun sequence genomic region, the following are encoded:
- the MCFD2 gene encoding multiple coagulation factor deficiency protein 2 — MRSLRLLRIPFLCGLLWAFCAPGTRAEQPGASSSHHGSMGLDKNTVHDQEHIMEHLEGVINKPEAEMSPQELQLHYFKMHDYDGNNLLDGLELSTAITHVHKEEGSEQAPMNEDELINLIDGVLRDDDKNNDGYIDYAEFAKSLQ, encoded by the exons ATGAGATCTCTGCGACTGCTCAGAATCCCCTTCCTGTGTGGCTTGCTCTGGGCCTTTTGTGCCCCAGGTACCAGGGCCGAGCAGCCCGGGGCCAGCTCCTCCCATCACGGCAGCATGGGCCTGGATAAGAACACAGTGCATGACCAAGA GCATATCATGGAGCATCTCGAAGGTGTCATCAACAAACCAGAGGCGGAGATGTCCCCACAAGAGCTGCAGCTCCATTATTTCAAAATGCATGATTATGACGGCAACAATCTGCTTGACGGCCTAGAACTCTCCACGGCCATCACTCATGTTCATAAGGAG GAGGGAAGTGAGCAGGCACCAATGAACGAAGATGAGCTGATCAACTTAATAGATGGTGTTTTGAGAGACGATGACAAGAACAATGATGGATACATCGACTATGCTGAATTTGCAAAATCCCTTCAGTAG